From one Eptesicus fuscus isolate TK198812 chromosome 21, DD_ASM_mEF_20220401, whole genome shotgun sequence genomic stretch:
- the A1BG gene encoding alpha-1B-glycoprotein isoform X2 encodes MCLQPRPYDRPHPLEEAHTMSTLAAFLLLWGLSLSPAAEAATFFETQPDLWAEAGSLQEPWANLTLVCRAPLVTTDFQLFKDGALQEQVHLDEGATEQRFPLGAVTGGTRGLYRCRYAMDSSDGWTSLSNLLEVTGPGTLPAPVLSSKPVSWVTQGLRTTLLCRAGLRGVTFLLRREGDAQFLELAEAPQAVEAAFPVHRAGNYSCSYRTHEAGPPSEPSATVTIEEMARPPPPRLSVEGESGEPAALLSVGAQVSLGCVAPVEGVEFQLRRGDQELRVNSWSTTPGRVFFELKSLKPADSGLYTCRYQLSGEGTAWSSDSAPVELLLSDGTLPAPELSAESATPNPGPGALVTLRCRAPLAGQRFALLREDARGRRPVRGLQSPAGPEARFELRDVSPMDSSNYSCVYVGPAPPAGSAPSARLELRLDGPLPKPRLRPLWSGKVSPGRDAALRCETPVAHESLELLGAGEVVASTYGPSEDLVLTYVGPQHAGKYSCRYRSRWPLVSELSDPVELQVAER; translated from the exons atgtgcctgcaaccaag gcctTATGACCGCCCTCACCCGCTGGAGGAGGCTCACACCATGTCCACGCTGGCCGCCTTCCTGCTGCTCTGGG GTCTCTCCCTGAGCCCAGCGGCCGAAGCGGCCACAT TTTTTGAGACCCAGCCGGACCTGTGGGCCGAGGCCGGCTCCCTGCAGGAACCCTGGGCCAACCTGACCCTGGTCTGCCGGGCGCCCCTGGTCACCACGGACTTCCAGCTGTTCAAGGACGGGGCTCTCCAGGAGCAGGTGCACCTCGATGAGGGCGCCACGGAGCAGCGCTTCCCACTGGGGGCGGTGACGGGGGGCACGCGGGGCCTGTACCGCTGCCGCTATGCCATGGACAGCAGTGATGGATGGACCTCGCTGAGCAACCTGctggaggtgactgggccag GGACCCTGCCAGCACCCGTGCTCTCCAGCAAGCCGGTGTCCTGGGTCACCCAGGGCCTGAGGACCACCCTGCTGTGCCGAGCGGGACTCCGGGGGGTGACCTTTCTGCTGAGGCGGGAAGGCGACGCCCAGTTCCTGGAGCTGGCGGAGGCCCCCCAGGCCGTGGAGGCCGCCTTCCCGGTCCACCGGGCCGGAAACTACAGCTGCAGCTACCGCACCCACGAGGCAGGCCCCCCCTCCGAGCCCAGCGCCACCGTGACCATCGAGGAGATGG CCAGGCCGCCGCCGCCCAGGCTGAGCGTGGAGGGGGAGTCCGGGGAGCCCGCCGCCCTCCTGTCCGTGGGCGCGCAGGTCTCGCTGGGCTGCGTGGCACCCGTGGAGGGCGTGGAGTTCCAGCTGCGCCGCGGGGACCAGGAGCTCCGGGTCAACAGCTGGAGCACCACCCCGGGCCGAGTCTTCTTTGAGCTGAAATCCCTGAAGCCCGCGGACAGCGGCCTCTACACCTGCCGCTACCAGCTGAGCGGGGAGGGCACGGCCTGGTCCTCGGACAGCGCCCCGGTGGAGCTGCTGCTGAGCGATG GCACGCTGCCGGCGCCCGAGCTCTCGGCGGAGTCCGCGACCCCGAACCCCGGGCCCGGCGCTCTGGTGACGCTGCGGTGCCGCGCGCCCCTGGCCGGGCAGCGCTTCGCTCTGCTGCGCGAGGACGCCCGCGGGCGGCGCCCGGTGCGGGGCCTCCAGAGCCCCGCGGGCCCCGAGGCCCGGTTCGAGCTGCGCGACGTGTCGCCGATGGACTCGTCCAACTACAGCTGCGTCTACGTGGGCCCCGCGCCGCCCGCGGGCTCCGCGCCCAGCGCGCGCCTGGAGCTGCGCCTGGACG gaCCCCTCCCCAAGCCGCGGCTCCGGCCCCTGTGGAGCGGGAAGGTGAGTCCGGGCCGGGACGCCGCCCTGCGCTGCGAGACCCCCGTGGCCCACGAATCCTtggagctgctgggagcaggcGAGGTGGTGGCCTCGACCTATGGCCCCTCCGAGGACCTGGTGCTGACCTACGTGGGGCCCCAACACGCCGGCAAGTACAGCTGCCGCTACCGCTCCCGGTGGCCCCTGGTGTCTGAGCTGAGCGACCCTGTGGAGCTCCAGGTGGCAG AACGTTGA
- the A1BG gene encoding alpha-1B-glycoprotein isoform X1 yields the protein MPRHVPGDPQPAGDRGHACRPYDRPHPLEEAHTMSTLAAFLLLWGLSLSPAAEAATFFETQPDLWAEAGSLQEPWANLTLVCRAPLVTTDFQLFKDGALQEQVHLDEGATEQRFPLGAVTGGTRGLYRCRYAMDSSDGWTSLSNLLEVTGPGTLPAPVLSSKPVSWVTQGLRTTLLCRAGLRGVTFLLRREGDAQFLELAEAPQAVEAAFPVHRAGNYSCSYRTHEAGPPSEPSATVTIEEMARPPPPRLSVEGESGEPAALLSVGAQVSLGCVAPVEGVEFQLRRGDQELRVNSWSTTPGRVFFELKSLKPADSGLYTCRYQLSGEGTAWSSDSAPVELLLSDGTLPAPELSAESATPNPGPGALVTLRCRAPLAGQRFALLREDARGRRPVRGLQSPAGPEARFELRDVSPMDSSNYSCVYVGPAPPAGSAPSARLELRLDGPLPKPRLRPLWSGKVSPGRDAALRCETPVAHESLELLGAGEVVASTYGPSEDLVLTYVGPQHAGKYSCRYRSRWPLVSELSDPVELQVAER from the exons ATGCCACGCCACGTACCTGGGGACCCCCAGCCCGCGGGTGACAGGGGACACGCGTGCAG gcctTATGACCGCCCTCACCCGCTGGAGGAGGCTCACACCATGTCCACGCTGGCCGCCTTCCTGCTGCTCTGGG GTCTCTCCCTGAGCCCAGCGGCCGAAGCGGCCACAT TTTTTGAGACCCAGCCGGACCTGTGGGCCGAGGCCGGCTCCCTGCAGGAACCCTGGGCCAACCTGACCCTGGTCTGCCGGGCGCCCCTGGTCACCACGGACTTCCAGCTGTTCAAGGACGGGGCTCTCCAGGAGCAGGTGCACCTCGATGAGGGCGCCACGGAGCAGCGCTTCCCACTGGGGGCGGTGACGGGGGGCACGCGGGGCCTGTACCGCTGCCGCTATGCCATGGACAGCAGTGATGGATGGACCTCGCTGAGCAACCTGctggaggtgactgggccag GGACCCTGCCAGCACCCGTGCTCTCCAGCAAGCCGGTGTCCTGGGTCACCCAGGGCCTGAGGACCACCCTGCTGTGCCGAGCGGGACTCCGGGGGGTGACCTTTCTGCTGAGGCGGGAAGGCGACGCCCAGTTCCTGGAGCTGGCGGAGGCCCCCCAGGCCGTGGAGGCCGCCTTCCCGGTCCACCGGGCCGGAAACTACAGCTGCAGCTACCGCACCCACGAGGCAGGCCCCCCCTCCGAGCCCAGCGCCACCGTGACCATCGAGGAGATGG CCAGGCCGCCGCCGCCCAGGCTGAGCGTGGAGGGGGAGTCCGGGGAGCCCGCCGCCCTCCTGTCCGTGGGCGCGCAGGTCTCGCTGGGCTGCGTGGCACCCGTGGAGGGCGTGGAGTTCCAGCTGCGCCGCGGGGACCAGGAGCTCCGGGTCAACAGCTGGAGCACCACCCCGGGCCGAGTCTTCTTTGAGCTGAAATCCCTGAAGCCCGCGGACAGCGGCCTCTACACCTGCCGCTACCAGCTGAGCGGGGAGGGCACGGCCTGGTCCTCGGACAGCGCCCCGGTGGAGCTGCTGCTGAGCGATG GCACGCTGCCGGCGCCCGAGCTCTCGGCGGAGTCCGCGACCCCGAACCCCGGGCCCGGCGCTCTGGTGACGCTGCGGTGCCGCGCGCCCCTGGCCGGGCAGCGCTTCGCTCTGCTGCGCGAGGACGCCCGCGGGCGGCGCCCGGTGCGGGGCCTCCAGAGCCCCGCGGGCCCCGAGGCCCGGTTCGAGCTGCGCGACGTGTCGCCGATGGACTCGTCCAACTACAGCTGCGTCTACGTGGGCCCCGCGCCGCCCGCGGGCTCCGCGCCCAGCGCGCGCCTGGAGCTGCGCCTGGACG gaCCCCTCCCCAAGCCGCGGCTCCGGCCCCTGTGGAGCGGGAAGGTGAGTCCGGGCCGGGACGCCGCCCTGCGCTGCGAGACCCCCGTGGCCCACGAATCCTtggagctgctgggagcaggcGAGGTGGTGGCCTCGACCTATGGCCCCTCCGAGGACCTGGTGCTGACCTACGTGGGGCCCCAACACGCCGGCAAGTACAGCTGCCGCTACCGCTCCCGGTGGCCCCTGGTGTCTGAGCTGAGCGACCCTGTGGAGCTCCAGGTGGCAG AACGTTGA